DNA sequence from the Polyodon spathula isolate WHYD16114869_AA chromosome 19, ASM1765450v1, whole genome shotgun sequence genome:
tagtaaagcataggcaagcattgtaaaactcGGAggtgtgtggtaaagcatatacaaaaaGCATGGCATACCATAcaagggaaaagcatggggaaactactgtggtaaacttttataagggtactgcttcatgtacagtacattcagCTAACTCTCCTTTGGGGTCTATTTGAATGGTCAAAATACCCAGCTGGTATTTTCCACAGTGATTTAATGACCACCTTGTTGATTTCACCAGTGACCTGCATTTTAAGATGCCAATTTTTAGATCCCTAAGTAGTAATTCAAGCTGCAAACGAAAATACTTTATACAGGCTGAGCATGGTAACAGATTTGTAATATTTAACAATAGAAATAGCATGTGAAGACAGTATCTATCCTTTTATCACACACCTGGCATGCATCTTTTCCTCCCTCTTCAAAGCCTGCACACAATACACTGTGCCCTTCCACTGAACGACTGAAGGTTTTCAGCACACCGCTACACTTCTCTGCCTCGATGATTGGCAGTTGTACCTCTCGTAGGACATCAGGGAGCATCCCATCTAAATAAGAAATTAAATTCAAGAAGCTGAAAAAGCATAATCTGATCATTAACCATCATTAACTCAGTTGATCAGAAGGCAGCAGCCTACCATGAAAAAGTAGTCACTATTAACTGAATTAACAATGTTGATTAACTGCaaagcagtccctttcagggatTCTGACATTGTAGCTAACAATAACCACACAAAACATAGGGCAGAACGATGGCCTAGATTTGGATGTTCTGAAGAACGTGAAGATGTCTGTGCTATATCTCTGTTAAGGAGGAGAATAATTGTCTCCTATTGTTAATAACAGCCCATGAGcacttacaacacacacacacacacacatatatatatatatatatatatatatatctatatatatatatatatatctatctatatatatatctatatatatatatataatatctatatatatatatctacggatatatctatattatataatatatatatattcatgtcaGTTGTGTTGATACGTGCAGTTCCATAATGGGGGAGCTAAATGCATACCAGTATAGTATTTATGAATATGTGAAACAGATATTAATGCATATTAGTACACTGCCCCTGTCACTATTAATCCTTTTACCCCTGCCCTGATACAAGCATATATGTAGTTAAGAGTGATGAGCCATTAGCGTGATTTTGCAGACGCTTTAAAGAGCTTCTTTAAAAAGCTGAAGTTGACAGCATGCTAATCTTGTTTATGGGCCCCAGTTTGCTAATGTTAGTGAGGAAAATGCCTTAAGCCCTATGAAGTCTGTGAGGGAAATTAACTGGCACTTGAATAATGAGATCCATTTCTGTACTATGTTTTAAACCTGACCTGGATTACACTTATGGCATTACagccattaaaaatgtaaagctgcaGTACTGCCATTCAGCCCCATGTTGGCTAATGTTGGCCCATGAAGCATGAGATAGTAAAAAAGCAAAGCACTTACTTTCCTTCAGACGCCCCCATCCCGTGGTAGTGCACAGAGTTCCGGGTTTGAAGACTTCATCAGGATGGGGAAGACATATAGGCTGGACTTTATCACCTGGATTGTTTGTAAAGAAATAGTAACCATATGCAATGACCTGTTCTAAATGGATGATACTGATTATTTTATAACACTTAATATTCGTAACTTAATAGGCATAataattctaattaaaataaaataccaacacCCACTCTGAATCAACAGTAAACAGTAACTGTGTTTAACacttttactttgtgtttttgcACATCcttaaaaccaaacaaatgaagTTGTAATTCCCCGATTCCGCCTGCTGTATGATGTGTGTTCTTTCTCTATTTTTCTATAGAAAAACAGACCACTAGGAATGTGCAGCTATGATACCTGCCCCCCTGTGAAATCTAGCTTTTGTATAAAGACTTTCAATTTACTAACTCAGAGTTTCTTGCTTGCTACACAAAGGTGATCTACTGCATGTAAATGAGTCATGGAAGAGCTTACTGAATTTAATTTGTCCATCCAGCTCCAGCAGTGAAATGTCATAGTTTAGCGGTTTAGCCAGGTTAAACAGTGCGTGGGATATGGTACGTTTTACTGGTAGGCTCTGCTCCTCTTTGTCAACAGTAGACTGTTTATAGTCCCCAACAGAAACTTTCAACTCTGTTAATGTTACACTGACATACAAAAGGGTTAAACATGTATCAATTCCAATGACCTTAAACACTGACAGCAAAAAAGCACATATGAATGACTATAGTGTAGTACGACTGataaagacaaatatatatatatatatctccaagcAACTGTCATTACTTTGTGGTCATTACTTTTACAGATAGTGGAAAAAGCCATCACTTTCTGGTAAACGATAATCGGTAAGAgaacacagacaaacagactGCTATCCTATCTAAACAGTTATTTGTACAGAACAGAGAATACAAATTGTTTCCCTACTCAGAGTCAATGCAGTGTGCTGCTGTTATAACCCAGTTTTCAGAGATGATAGTCCCTCCACAGATATGCCTCCCTTTTTGTTTTAGAGAAATCTAAGAATAAATCAGAGAAAAtacataatactaataataataataataataataataataataaaattagtattctTCATTTAGGTGTACTCCTCAgctatttaaagtctgtttatgAATCCAATAAAGTTTGACATTTTTCTATAAAAACTCCCAAACTGCTGCATTAGCTTCATAATAACAGACATAAGTGAAAGCTAAGTGAATCGGACCTGACAATCTCTCATTCTCACCTGCCATGGGTGTGATCCGTATGCAGATTCCTGCCCTCCAACAATTCGAGATAAAAAGGTGAAGAAGTTTGAGACCTTGCCTTCCATTTGACACAGCCCACATTTAGGACCTatgaagcaagaaaaaaaaaaagtcaaacacacTGGGGTTCACGTTACTGAAACAGCAGCAGATTTAAATATTGTCACCTTAAAATACTAAAAGCCTATACAATACAATTATTAGAGCAGAAGTCCAACGGTAGATGCATTGGATGCTGATTTATTGAAATACAGCCCACTATATCATATCTATTCTAAGGATTAGCAGACAGAATTCCTAAACAGCTAAATTGGAACAATACGTTTCCCAGTGCGATTATGTTTTGGAGATGAAAGGTCTGTACTGGTATTATAACTTTATTTAGCTTTACATtatgtacactttttaaaaagttgaccCGTGCTGCTTACCTTTTTCGGAGGGCAGGACAGCGGCATAGCTTTGCCTGTAGTAGAACAGCGCCAGCAGTGCAAAATAGACCTTTACAGAAACTCGTTCCATCCTGCCTCAGTGATTGATCTAATGAGACAACAGAAGCTCATTTATAGAGGTGGACAGGACGTGTCACACAGTGGGAATCAACTAATTAGAGTGGAAGTTACTTGTTAACCAGGACACGAAACATTAAGCAGAGCAGGATAAAGTTTTGTAACTCCAGCCAAGTAGAACACCCCCCAAGGCTGGTTTCCTACAGCATTAAACCCTTTATGGTACTGTGCAATGTGCCCAAGTCAGTTGGCATCATAATGGACTTTGGGCATTCAGCATGGCACTGCTTGATTCACCACATTAAAAGAAACGCAGCATAAAAAATATCAGCGATTCACAAAGTGGTCATAAACAAGGTCAGCTTTACAGTCGGCAGACAGGACGAGCTGTTCTTTAAAATACTCATTGTTTTGTCTCATTAAAAGGACTCTTTTTATGTGCACATGACAGACACAAACAGCTACTCCCTGTCACCCAGAGATGGGCAGGTGCTCAACTATGGTAAGCAGTACTGAAAAATAAGCTTGGtatgtaaatgtgaaataaaggCACAAATCTAACCACACTGTCCCTCATGTTTACAATATAAAGCatagttaaattatatataatatatatacacacacacagtgcctatagatagtttacacaccctttcaaaattgttACCTTTtgttgcttgaaaaaaaaaaaaaaatatatatatatatatatatgacaaagttgttgaaaggcacagatcaggggatgggtataaaaaaatatgcaaggtgttgaatatcccttggagcacagtcaagatgattattaagaagtggaataatcagaatggctgcagaagaaattccgcgttttagaatggcctagtcaaagtccggacctaaaccccatcgaaatgttgtgacAAGActtgaagcaagctgtccatgcaaggaagccctcaaatattacagagttgaaacagttctgtaaggaggaatgggccaaaattcctcaaaactgatgtgagagtgtgacagggagcgtgaggatctgagctgcaaatctccctcccgacccaagagggcactaagcagaggtacttgcatgcctgttcagagataggccggcttggagagaggggtggaaacggaagttggccatcttggtgcagggcggaatgaccatattaggggacaaaatcactgtgatcagctgtgctgcattagacaactggcaggtgtgctgagtcgcgctgatcatggggtggagtcccctggtatataagggctgtcattttgtaagtgcgaggcttgttgaggtaatactggagctaggttcctgagctgtgtgtttgtttatttggttatttttgtgctacgtgtttgtgtttagtgtcagagtgatccctgatgccaaggagctgccgcaccactgccagcacttttcaccttggacaccacacaccccggacaacagaactggacacttaagcacctgagcacctgcacttttcaccaccccaggagtgcacccaaggagccgagagggactcctctgttgggacttatgatttatatttttgttgctttgaactgtgtttttttttgttaataaagttcaccctaccattgtggtagggtatttgcaaattcagaagtgactctgtgacgtctgctccacacccacacccactgcaccgtcacagacagactgaccaacagttacactTAGTTGAACTTATttctgctcaagggggtgccacaagttactgaatctaaaggttcacatactttttcacacctgGATATTGAATTTAGAATCATTTGTGgctaaataaatattgaaaaagtatcatgtttttgtgtcaattttttaatcaggttatctCTATCttttattaggacttagattaagatctaataacattttagctttgaaatatataaaaattctAAGGTGTTTTTCTAAGATTCCACAAGTGTTAAAAAAAGAGTTagacaatatattatatatatatatatatatatatatatatatatatatatatatatatatatatatataatattatatatatatatattatatatattataactatcTATAGAATATTATACCGATGGGTTCCCATTCTGAATATTGCTTATATCATAACGaatataaaagggctactgtattggcattatggagcaaatgggagccatgaccctaccgtgttataaccgattctaCACTATAACAAGGCGCGTTATAACcggtgagcactgtgtgtgtgtgtgtgtatatatatatatatatatatatatattaatatatataatatatatatatatatatataagttctaAGAATCAAATATTTGAAAGCTAACCTCATAATTATAATTATTGGATGGCTCACCGCATGACAACACAAAGTATTTTATCTAAATAGCTAAAAACTGGTGACAAGTACATAATTACGGTCTTCTGTTTGCAAGaccaaataaaatcaataaaaattccAGCAGAACAAGGAGCAGAACAAGAACACAATGACACTCATTACACTGAATTTAACACTGCTAGAAGCCAAGTTCTTCCAGATGGAAAATTGGACAGgtaactgttgtttatttttcattacagcaGTCTAAATGTGGTAACAAATGCAGTGCCTCACAAGTTTTACAGCCTCCCCCAGCTAGTAAGTTTATATTGTCAAAATGGAAATGGTTGTCTTAAAAAACACAGTCATTGCTCAACCATGTTTAACACAAAGAGCTGGTTGTGATGAATACCGCTTTGacatttgtgttaaatgtttaggAGGTCTGAGACAGGAAACTTGCACGCAACTGTAGATTGTGTAATAATGACAGTAAAAGTTGTGAGACAACTTCTGAATGACACAATAGAAGCACTGAAGTCAACAGGCTTCGTAGAACAACATGCAACATTCACATCTACCAGTAACATGGGTTGCTGGTAATGTCAGCTATCACAAACAATGgtattttgaatataaacaaaaagCTTTTAATATTTGCTATTAAAGAACCCCTGACTCCTGCCTAAAAAGAGTGGTGTTTCttgtaaagcacaaaaaaatgagCTGGGACAGATATTAAATAAGGCAGCTAGagttttgtaaggattcttttaaaatatatatttttttaaatgtgatttcacTGATGCCAGTATATCATCTTCTTGAGCAAACATCTACAATGTAGCAAAAAAAGAGAGCGAATTTAATGAAATGCAATAAGTAATACCTTGGTACCATTTCTGTTTTTAAGTGGTCTGGGAAACAAAAGGCTAGTTCTCCTGCAATCAGTGCTTCTGTGGAGATACAGTTTACATTGAACAGTGATGTGCAGGAGACTTGTAGGAGTTACCTTCCATGCAGTCTTCCTGTGCTTTTAGAGTGAGGCAAGGAGAGGAGATTCTGAGCAGCTAGACACCATCCATGGTGCACTGCagtaagaaataaacacaataaaggAATAAGGTCttttataaaaacagtaatattaaaaaattatacaagctgtaaattaaagaaagaaagaaaggatagTCATTATTTTGATCTGGTTGCAAGAGAATATTTTCATGGTTAAAAGGCCGTGTAATTAGTATCTGCTGTGccggtttttgttttctttgaattaGTGCACCAACCACAATGTAACAGCAATTGATCCATTGAGTAAGTCTGCCTGGTTTGACCTGAGAGTGTTACAATCAAATCTTAATAACACGTTCAAaaaaggtctctctctctctctctatatcgatatatatatatatatatatatatatatatatatatatatatatatatatatatatatatatataagcacacacacacagtaaactcttGGGTATGCACAACCTGAACTGGGTGTTGTCTACAGCTTTTGCTCAAGTCATAAAGCTAAAAATATCTTTCTTTTACATACTTACAAATCCTGTTTTATCACATTCTCTGCACAATGAGCCGTGATCAGACCTACTCCCCTATTCCTCTTTGCTGTCTGTTCCGGGAGATCCTCACAGACAGATTTGGTCTTACTCTActcatataaacaaatacacacatacatacataagatATTGTTGTACACTGAATTATACAGGAGCAACACAACAATaggttatatattaaaattacttttgttttggaaaaatgaGAAGACGGCTCAGTAGCAGAAAGTCATCCCAACATCTTTTTAAGGAGTTGGATGTTTTCCCAAAACTTCCTGAGAGTTGCACTGAAGTGTCTGCTGCTGGTGGAACAGGTCAGAACTGCACATTATATTGAAACTGTACCATGTTTATATGTAATGCTAGACACTGTATTATTAACAGTACTTGTTAATGaaatagaaatacagtacaaatgttGTTGTGTTACATTTATACTTGAGTTTGCTAACTGTTAGGATGTGCacctttcaaataataataataaaaatgttctaaaatgtaattgtgcttccacacacacacatcatgtaCAGTTGTTCAAGATCTAGCCCTGGTTATCATGGCTTACAAGCGTTCCATACAGAATGTCGTAAAAAGTCAAGCACTCACCAggtatctgctgttaagcttatatatttattattataacatcataatgaaaaacaatgatGCGGATTCATGCAGATGCGTTGCAGCCACTGGCCTTCGTCAGTGCAGTGACACAATTTCTAACTAAACTCCCATTAAACCAACTTGCAAATTAGACATTGTCACGTATATGAGCTGCACAGTCCCTCACCTTCTGTACTTAATAATAGTAATCTAACTCAATGGTGACCATATAAGTAAAAGTGGCTCATTCGTAAATTGGTTTAAAGGTGATTTAGTCTGTTTTTCAACTGATTGGACACAATTAACCAGGATTAACCATCTTGTGAAGGGTATGCTTTTTCACTTGAAGTGACAGTAAATAATTGTTTACCATTAgtccaaatttaaaaatgtgttcagtaAAGACCCTGACTATAAGTACTGACTCAAATCCAGTGTGTAACTAATTACAACTCAATGCACAATGACAATAACAGACCATTCTTACGTATTACATTATACAGTTTCTCTGCTTACCTTCACACTCATTGGTGTTTTAAGCCTTTGGGAATTCTGGTACTTCCAAGAAAGCTGGATTAAATATGACTATGAAGTAGACAGTGACATCACAAGGtaggaaaatataaaaacaagaattgtttttttttttttaattaatattgtcAGAAATTAATTggaaaattactttaaaacacatgCCTTTTTCTTTATTGCAGCAAACTGCAAATTAATATTGATATAACTGTTGCAGCAAAATGTGATTGTAAGTacgtttgtttgattttttgttcctttttgaaaatcatttattttaacaaaaaagtggAGAAAAATTCTTCTTGTTCCAGCTGTCCTTTTTGTTCTCCTTGTTGAagcagcaacacaaaacaaagaagaatCTTCATTACTCTCTAAATGAACCACATGTAGAAAATACAAACTATTACACAGGAGTGCTATCCAAATATTCAGTAATTTCCATGCAACAAGAAACAGTCAGGTTGCAATTATTGGATATAGTTACAGAAGTGGCACCTTTTTAATAGTGCTTGTACAGTATTTCCAGTTGCAAATTGGGGCCAAGTTAGCCTAGTCTTTTGTTAGAATTGTTGATAACAAAAATTCGAATTCTTTTAATTTCCACTTGATTGTTTTTgcccatgtaaaatgttttgggtGAGATAGATACTGTCAGTAGCTCGCTGCAATAATGTACATATTCTGTGTTTGATAGTAATTGGTGCAGATGCTCTCGATGTGGCTAAATCGATGGTAACAAGTTCCGAACACCTCCAGTATAAACCTGTGAGTTTCATATTGAACATTACTCTATATTGTTCCTTTTTGATGCAATATTTGTAAAAGTTCTCTCAAAGGTTAGAGCGTGTTTTGAAACAATTTAACCTTAtaatcaaaacattttcaaaacaatccTAAACATTGTCTTTAAATGAAGTGCAGTTTAAAGTATTTGTACAATACTAGTAGTACTTATGGTTACGGTTTCTCTGACATCAGTTAACACCAATCACAGATTCTGTTACTTACTGTCGGAAAGCATTAGGTAACCCAAGACTTGTGACATTAGTGTAGTAAAAACTAGCTCTACAGAGTCTGCTATAAAATTGTATATGTTTCTGAACTTTTACCAGGCTTTAGAATTGTATCTTCATGTAATGTCTACTTATGCAGCCCAGCAACCAAACCATGTACTTGAAATAAGCTGCTGTAATAGTCCATGCTCACTTCAATTATTACAGTGCCTGTAATATACAATAGAAGGGAATAAGCACAAGCTGCCCCAGTTAGCTTCCATTTAGTAATGCATCATTTCATATAAGTGccagtaataaaagcaaaagattATATTCAGGATTTACTTTTGTTTGACTGTACACATatcatttactttattttctcAAACAGGATTATTATGAATTAACACCAGAACAGCAAGCTTGGCAaaggtattattataattattataattattattattattattattattattggtatgaCTGTAAACATTAGATTATTTGACATCATGGAAAAAACTttcttctctttgtctgtctttATTCAATATGTCTAAGAAATACAATACACCTCTACTGGGCTTTATTAAGCTAGCTTGGAAACACagccttcatcatcatcatcatcttcattatGTTCCGTAACCAGGAAAACGCAGAGCCGTCAGAATAGAAATCAAGAACATACTATACTGAACAGCTTGCTCCAGTCCTCCTTTAATGACAGTCTGCAAAGAATGCCACAAAGGTAATACTGACGGCAAAAATAAAATCGACTCAAATCAATACACACTATATTCCATCTTTCAGATAGTTAAAACAGAAATAGATGAGTAGTGCAATTTACATTTTGTGTGTCATATTCTCATATTAATGTTCCCTTGTGACTTATTTCTAGTGTCCTCAGTTTACTTACAATAAACATGTAGTTCTTCATAAATCCCTGCTGAGAATTCCAGCCACAACCTGTGTGAACTGGTTTGGATATGgaaaaaacaatttacagattTTCTATGTGATACCTGGCTTGAATATTAAAAAAGATGAACATGGTTGGGGttgttaacattaaaacaaaagacaataaaCCTTTTTCTTTACTCTAGAGAAATTAAGCCTGCAGATCCCCCTAATGCATGCAGAATTCATGGGTCAATCCAAGTAAACAAAGTCGCTGGAAACTTCCATATTTCTCTTGGAAAGTATGTATCAGTTATGACTATACTGACATTCAAGCTTGATTGGAATGCTAAATGAATAATGCTTATGAGtgatgttacattaacattatcAATCATATTTTATAGGATCATCTCCTGTTGTATTTAAGAACCAAAACATTTTTAGCACAATAAATGGGGGGGATcaatatcagaaaaaaaaggatttaaaaggaTTTCAATTGATCTTTAGGgcagaaaagcttttttttaagcaGCACCCACTCAGGTTTTACAGGTTTAATCCCATTTATAATCATAACCAAAACTTATTACCAGAAACATGAAAACctcttttgtgtttgttctttaaacatctttgcatgtattttcatttccagGCCTCTATCAGTTTCTGAAGTTCACATGCACTTGTCAAGCAAGTTTAGTGCAGAAGGTACTACTTCTCTTTCTTTTCTACACATTAGCAGCAGTTTTGTTATACTTCGACACAAATGCCTGCCTGATACACTGTAAATTGCTTTCAAGAAACGTTGCAAACCTTTTGCTGTGGTCCCTTTCAGGAGCTAATTTCTCACACCGAAtcaatcatttttcatttggaGACCCTGCATCTGGACTTGTcaatccactagatggcagtgagAAAACCACACACACAGGTGAAAACCCTCTGTATATAAATGTAGGCCTGTTTTATATCTCGGAGTGACACTATACAGTTTGTAGGCCGTTACATCTAAATATTATATCCTTACATATGacaatacatttgaattattacCATTTGGGGTAGTTTTCTGCAGTTGATGCTTTTATACTTTAAATGGTGTCAGTTTAAATAAACTAttaagtactttttgttttttgtttttttgttttacagatacaATGTTTCAGTACTTTTTAGTGGTTGTGCCAACCAAAGTAAAGACATACAAGTTTGCTATAAACACCCACCAGTATTCTGTTACAGAAAAGGTAAGTTGTTAATGTATGATGTCATTCTTTTGATGTCAAGTATAGCATTGCCATTTGGTGCAGTATAATGGCATTAGATTAatcattattactattttataaacaaacatgTAATAACATTTATAGCCGCCTATATAGCCGGAttgtcatattaattaattatattcagTGTCTAAgtgatataaaatatgtatattgcaATCTGGCAATATAAGCCAAACACATATTGATTgcagtttatatacagtaaaagcataaaTGTCTTGAACGTCATAATGCCAGAAACCTAGCCAGACTACAGTGAAAGAATGGAAGACTATTGCATGGTAATAGTATGTGTGGGAAGTGTCAAGAGTATGTGAATCAACTTCATAGGCATACCACTAGCTTTGACATAGTATTTCAATAACATGGCTTTCTGTTTGGCTAGATTATTATCTTAGTGCAGCCTCTTTGAAAATCTATCTGACAATATCCAAGAGTCTCTGGAAGTTGCTTAGGTCATTCCTTATTTCCTTCCACAAAACTCCAGTCAGGGACCAATTTCTAGTACATGGTTTTAGTTCAGTTTTCCAAAAAGGTATTCCTCTAtgtattgtttataaaaataattgcctATTTCTCCGTATTTTGCAACAGATTCAGAATCTTTTTCAAACAAGGCAACAACGTCACAGTAGTGTGATTTATATCAAAATATCAAACTAGGGCCATAAATCCGGCTTACTGGTTTGATGACCAAACTGCggtataaaactttttttaaagcaacaaattAACCTTGATAGTACAAAGATTAGTGTGTACAGAACGGTTTGACCTTTCCTTCTAAGTTCTTGTACATTTGACACATTGGAGAGGAAATAAAAGGCTTCCCTGGGTTGCTTTATCCATTTGCTTTATGGCTCACCAAACAGCTCTCCTCTTCCAGAAAGAAAGCCTGCAGTGTGCAATGTGTCTACAGTGAATGCAGTTTATTGTAGTGCATGCAAGACAACGGTTTATTTTAGTGCATGCATTATAAAACCAcagcatgcattttaaaccaaCCAGTGGACTGGTTCACCCATGCTTAGGATTCTTACAATAGTgtttaattaagggtttaatttGTTAAATTTCATAGCAGCAGTCTTTGTACAATTTTGTGTTACATACTTTGCTTTCTCAGTTTAACacaattattttgaattattaatgttatttattttattattggtcAGTGATGAGATTATGGGGAtctattttaacaatttaaacagaGGCAGATcttaataaaatctaaaatgtataaacctgatttTTTTGTGTGCCCATTGtgactttatatataaaaaagcacatATTGTACATTGTGTTATCTGACTTCTGACAGCATCAATCTACAATGTACCTTCCACTCTGCCTACTGTAAAATGAAACCTCTATTTTGTGTCATATTATCCAAACTGATTCTCCTGTGTCACGTTGCCTAGAAACCGTGATACAGCAAGCCATGAGAAGCTATAGGAAAACAATTTGAGTTCAGAGATTCAGAGCAGTTTGGGAGAACCCACAATATTGATTCTGTTGATTTTGTTGTCCTGTTATTTCAAATCAACCCTGTACTTACTGATTATCAAGATTGTTAGCAGTCATAAAGATAAGAATGCAAATGAAGGCAGGAGCTAGTTTGCATGTCTTGAGATCATAAACCAATTCTTTATAAT
Encoded proteins:
- the LOC121294694 gene encoding endoplasmic reticulum-Golgi intermediate compartment protein 2-like codes for the protein MRRRLSSRKSSQHLFKELDVFPKLPESCTEVSAAGGTVSLLTFTLIGVLSLWEFWYFQESWIKYDYEVDSDITSKLQINIDITVAAKCDLIGADALDVAKSMVTSSEHLQYKPDYYELTPEQQAWQRKTQSRQNRNQEHTILNSLLQSSFNDSLQRMPQREIKPADPPNACRIHGSIQVNKVAGNFHISLGKPLSVSEVHMHLSSKFSAEGANFSHRINHFSFGDPASGLVNPLDGSEKTTHTDTMFQYFLVVVPTKVKTYKFAINTHQYSVTEKDTTVNVSKEHQGIPGIFIRYDISSLTVKITEEGVAIGQFATRICGIVGGIFSTAGLLHKFCGFLIEVMLCQIPPEAQTQNTPPNSTGNKEDQQQSEEATESTE